DNA sequence from the Lysinibacillus sp. OF-1 genome:
TTGCACCTTATCATAAATAGGCCCTACCATCGTTACTTGAGCGGCAGTTGGATGGCCATCTAGCAACTGCCTTAGCTCCTCTTGATAGGAGGCAGACATCGGTCCTACTAAACGAAGCTCCCAGTCTGGAAGCTGGGCAGCTAGAAAGGCTTTGACTGTCAAAATCGTTTGCTTCTCTGGTGCATCTAAGCGCCCCACTGCTAAAATTCTATTTTCCTTGTCATGAAAGGACACAGGTGCTGTGGGAAAATGCTCATAAAAGCCATTGGGGATATGTTTAATCGCTAATTGCGAATACACTTGAATAGCGGTTTGAATGGACACACATTCGGAGGATAGCAGATCACATAATTGCAGTAGCTCTAAAAAGTATGGATAGGATTTTAATCGATGTAACCAAAATCGATTTACATCTAACTTCATATAAATTTTTCCTTGCGGATTATAATGCTTATAGGTTTTCAGAATGGCTAAATAAGATGGATACGGCCCTATGGCAAAGGCAATGTCAATGTCCTTGGCATGCTTGGCTAAATAAGCATTCATATTCGCCACATAATCCTTCTCAAATGGTATGGACTCAAATTTTACAGTTGGAAAGGCCTGTTGAAGAAGGGCTTCATTCATCTCTGTTGTCACAATACTTACTTCATAGCCTAATTCCTCCCCTAGCAAAATAGGCACGAGACACAAATCTTTGAAAATATGTGCATCAGACAGTTTATAAGATTCCACGCTACAAATAAATGCGATCCTTTTTGACATTGTATCCCTCTTTCTAAAAAAGCGCTCTAGCTAGTTTATGACCCTTCCTGCTAAACGTGCATACCTTAGTAAATTTTTGCCCCTATCCTGCTTGTTCTCTAGTAAACAGAAATCGTATACAGAAAAGCGTCTCTCTTAAAAACTTCCTAAAACAAGCAATTGCCTACAATAGCTCTATGTCCACGCATATTGTATTAAAGAATCTGCTCAGTCACATAGAAGAACTCTACTACTAGATAAAGAATGGAGGGATAAAATGAAGATAAGTTTTTTATCACCTGCGTTTAATAGCGAAGAATGGATCTTAACAATGCTTGACAGTATTCCTAAAGAATATGCCTATGAAATTATCATTGTGGATGATGGTTCTACTGACAATACATTAGCCATTTTACAGGACTACCAAAAAAACTGTGCAGCTTTAAAAATCATCGTGCATCCAACGAACCTTGGGGCTAGTGTTGCTTATAATCGCTGCATTGCAGAGGCGACAGGAGACTATATAGCCATCATCGATAGCGATGACCACTACTTGCCAGCTATTCGCAATGTATTAGCACAAGTGGATGGCACATTTGATGTTTACTATTACAACATGATCATTAAAAATGGCTTCGCCTTTATTAAAGATGAATCGAATCGCTATTCCTTACCCGGACAATTTAAAATCATTCGAAGAAGTTTAATTGGGGATGCAAAATTTACAATACGCAAAGATATAGCAGGAGATTGGGATTTTAATTGTGCCCTCATGGATAAAAATCCGACAAGTAAATATACAAACGAATTTGCTTACTGGTACAACTATCCTAGAGAAAACTCAGAATGTGATCTACACCAAAGAGGATTGAAATAAAAGCATGCAGGAGGTGTAATGAACCATACAATGTTTACAAATAAAATATTACTGATTACGGGAGGCACTGGCTCTTTTGGTAACGCTGTACTAAAGCGCTTCCTCAATACGGATATTAAGGAAATTCGTATTTTTTCAAGGGATGAAAAAAAGCAAGATGATATGCGCAAGCTCTATCAGCATAGTAAAATCAAATTTTATATCGGAGATGTCCGTGATATTCAAAGCATCCATACTGCTATGTATAATGTGGACTATGTGTTCCATGCCGCTGCTCTTAAGCAAGTTCCCTCCTGCGAATTTTTCCCTTTAGAAGCTGTGAAAACTAATATTTTAGGAACCGATCATGTCCTAACAGCTGCCATTCAGGCTGGTGTCAAGAAAATGATCTGCCTCTCTACAGATAAAGCAGCCTACCCTGTCAATGCCATGGGAATATCCAAAGCGATGATGGAAAAAACGTTTATCGCTAAATCCC
Encoded proteins:
- a CDS encoding glycosyltransferase family 2 protein, with protein sequence MKISFLSPAFNSEEWILTMLDSIPKEYAYEIIIVDDGSTDNTLAILQDYQKNCAALKIIVHPTNLGASVAYNRCIAEATGDYIAIIDSDDHYLPAIRNVLAQVDGTFDVYYYNMIIKNGFAFIKDESNRYSLPGQFKIIRRSLIGDAKFTIRKDIAGDWDFNCALMDKNPTSKYTNEFAYWYNYPRENSECDLHQRGLK
- a CDS encoding glycosyltransferase family 4 protein yields the protein MSKRIAFICSVESYKLSDAHIFKDLCLVPILLGEELGYEVSIVTTEMNEALLQQAFPTVKFESIPFEKDYVANMNAYLAKHAKDIDIAFAIGPYPSYLAILKTYKHYNPQGKIYMKLDVNRFWLHRLKSYPYFLELLQLCDLLSSECVSIQTAIQVYSQLAIKHIPNGFYEHFPTAPVSFHDKENRILAVGRLDAPEKQTILTVKAFLAAQLPDWELRLVGPMSASYQEELRQLLDGHPTAAQVTMVGPIYDKVQLEEEYRKAKIFCLTSVVECYAHVFAEAAKNGCYIVTTDVDGAADITMQQRFGTIHPTHDWEGIGRTLQQVATQESLLADTCVQLQAFARKELNWCHIVKRVAEYLNE